In Aricia agestis chromosome 21, ilAriAges1.1, whole genome shotgun sequence, the sequence ATAAGATTGATTTGTATactcagagaagttgattcctatgcaaatcggggacctaagtagtttggttgcgttacgtcaaacccagctgacagatcacaattaacattgaattgacatattcgaccaaataacgttggtctgtcaattgcataggaatcaacacAATCGATGGCACTTTGGTTACTGTTTGTTGactctaataaataaataaaaaaatctatattttaacACTAGACAGCAGCACCAGCATGGACAGTAAAGAAAAATTTTTATTCGACGTTAGCTGGCCCCTAGACaagcaattttattgttaatatcacgtattgcgtgaTATTATCGACCGCCTAGGGTTGATATTGTacgatcagagaagttgattcttatgCAGAAggcagacctaagtaatttggtcgcgttatgtcatacccagccgacagatcacaacttATATTGAACTGACATATTCCGGccaaatgatgtaggtccgtcaactgcataggaatcaatttcctcgatggtaacgacgaacgttttttgggcttcgGTAtgggtatttttgtaagctaaaaagatattttataagtttattaacactttattcgtgctatataatgccttagtgctaaaaatatcacatcaattaataatttggctataaaaattgcatagctttttacgtgtgtttacggattctcatcacttgaactatagttaatcgatatcataaactaattgactttctttcctgtatcataatgtgcttcgaaataattgacaaatagaaatattcaagaaaataaacgcacactacttgtatgaaaataagcacaaaatggccacacgatgacgggctaagactacatctatactatgatactttatctatggacaTAAAAGTACCTTCAGGAAGTTAGCATCAAGCTGCGACGCCACCGCCCTAGCCAGCAGCGTCTTGCCGGTACCGGGGGGACCGTACAGCAGGCAGCCTTTCGGAGGTGTGATGCCAACACGGACGAACAGCTCCGGATTGAGAAGGGGTAGCTCGATCACCTGGAAATCAATCAAGTTCATACAtttgataaaatatgtgtaatttttgtaatgataataatatgtacgcctccgtggtctagtggtatagagcgcggcacttgactcggaggtcgtgggttggattcctgcgttggaaacatgttatttccaagtttggttaggacaatgcaggctgatcacctgattgtctgacaagtaagatgatccattcgtcggatgggcatgtaaaaagtcggtcctgcgcctgatctctcgccagtcatgtcggtcttccgtcccactgggttatgagagtaaatgaatagagagtgctcttgtgtactgcgcacacacttgggtactataaattttatagtacccaagtgctcctgcgtagctggcctattttcaatgaaaccggccaccgtcaccaaaaccggtgtgggagctattattattactattattattaatatgtacgccggttcttctcggcggggtagttcccgaaccggtggtaggcctcatgtagacacgacgttctaaaagttttaattttgttaacctatttggaaataaatatttttgattttgattatgCTATAAAATGTCTAAAtaaattcttgtttttatttagacACGTTACatgcttatttttatataatatttacaagtaTTTTAGGAATCAAAACAATGCTATTTTTGTCGCAACACATTAAGTATCAACAACCgaatttcatctaaattggtTCGGAAGTTTTACAGTTggaggtaccatcgaggaaattgattcctaggcagttgaacttgacagaccaacgtcatttggtcgtatcatgtcaatttaatgttaatattatagtttcttACTTATATCAAtggttaattgtgatctgtcagttgggtttgacataacacaTTACGTACATACGTAGgtctcccatctgcctaggaatcaacttccttgatagTACAATAAACAACTTTCACTTTTTGCTCTGGAAAAGGACGGCAGTTCACTTTGGCTATAACATTTTGCCAATATGAACTGCCATCATATTCAAACTATGAATGAAGTTGCAATGTCTTATGAATAAACCTATCAGGGCTTTCTGTTGCTGTATTTTATATATGACCATACTTTTATTTGGTTAAATAAGaagtgaaaataatttaagtgtTAAGGTACAAGTtcgaagccggctacatgaagttgcagtagacgacgtgtcgtcgcgaaaCTActtgtttctatgtatttctatgaataagtgtcacTAGCTGCTCAGGGTATTTcgtagaaatacatacaaaccagtagtgtcgcgacgataCATCGTCTgtggttgcttcatgtcgtccgctgccaaaCGGTACCTTTACACAGCACCTACCTCTCTCAGCTGTCTGATCTGCTCCTGCAGCCCACCGATGGCGGAGTACGTCACGTCTCCGGGGTCCTCGTGACTCATGTTGTACACCAGAGGGTCAACCTGCATATTATCAAGAGTGTGGTTATAATATTGTAGTATTAACTAAtacaaataatttcattttcaaaaaattacaatacatgTCAAAAATTTATGGCAAATCCTGACACCAGGCACCACGTAACcggtttgagactcaaacaattgaaAGAGAATGCCACTTCCTGCTCTAAACAACGTCATTCCTCATTTGTTAGAACAGGACTTGGCATTTTTGTGtcattgtttgagtctcaaaacagttttgtGGTACGGCCCCAGGACCTTTGATAGTGAAAATTGGACATACCTCTCTGGGTAAATGCCTCATGATAGTCAGTGTGGTCATATCAAGCGCTACACGAGTTCCACCCTTCAGCTTGTTCTTGTCTAACTGTCTGCGGCAGCCCACCACGTACCGAGGACCGTTTGTAGCTTTGACGATGACTGGAaatgtgtaaaatatattattattatccttaggTAACTAACACTAATGTGGTAGTACCCACAATtcacctaacattcctgcatcacACTATCGCgtcaatatatattatatgacagctgaaatgtatcacatgggctccggcctgaccgagcataccacctcacTCGGTCGGGTCTTGTATCCCACATGATTGAACTTATATCCCACACTAATAATATCTCCCCTCTCTTAGCCGtgtcagtaaaaaaaaacttgagagatgTTAACTGACACccaaatggaacgaagttatttcttatgtttaaaaaacctatatatatatacccaggaatactaacaataCGTCGGTTTCTGCTTTCTTCTCAAAAAACACCATCTAGTTgatgcacaggaatactattAACACCCTCTgaccctaccatgcaggtactaataaaaaagtgttgaGGTCAAATATTATTCTGTCTAGCCTATCGAAGCTTGActccgaacgcgcgataaggaacttcgttccaactgccattgaaaaaaaaactcctGCATGGTGGCTTGTACCATTGAAAAAATCAATTCATAGGCAGGTGTCGGACCTACATACAGGAGCAAATTACATGCCGATTTGTTTCAAGAACCATTGATTTtctgaattatattatattagctggTACAGAGAATCAATCATGAGTGATACTTACATTTCTCTTCTGTCAGTTGTTTAAGCACTTCCCCAACTATCTGACCAACACTTTGCAGAGCTTTGAGGTCATTTTCACTCTTATCATACTGCTTTGTCAGGTCTTTCAGCTGTTCTCGCActgaaaatgtaaattttatggGTAAAACCATGTCCTTTGTTTGATTAAAATTTATCACTTTTAGGAACtttcttacaataattaatattatgcctGAACTGATGAGTGTGTTACACATTAAATTATGTGTGTATTACACAcataaacattataaaatgtataatttattaactTTGTTATCTCACTTACCGTAGGTAAGTCAAATGAATTTGTTGAAAGTTTAGTCATCAAGAgagcaatattatattttttatattaaagagTAAAATTTTGACGTGTATTTGCTTAGTAAATGCCTTAAAATACCGATTTATATCTGAATTCAAgtataaacaatacaaaagtAAGATGAATCGGCAGAAAGTGGAAATTGTCGATCAAAACTCACTGTCCTTCAGCCGGGATTCCACCTCCTTGTGCTCCATCAGTTTCTTCCGGTAATCCTGAAACGCTTTTTCGCGTGTAGAATCCATgtttaattatttgttttactgaATTTCTAAATTAAAAATGCTAGCGCTCGGCCAGCACAATGACTTTTAGAAAATTTGACGTTGACATTTAGCGATGacagttgttattttttttacagctcGTCGACACTCGACTCAGACCGTCAGACGTAAAGGATTAGGCTAGTAATTTTGGTTAGTCGGCAGTTTCGTATCATATTATAGCTTTCCTGATCGCCATGCAAGTTGGACATAAAGATTAGAATATAGGAAAAAATAACTGAAGTTTGATCAAGAATTTGGAAAAATGGCTTCATAATATGAAGCCATTCTTCCTAATACTTGCTATAATACTTTAGATACCAAGATATAAGTATTTCACAAGGCCAATTTCACCGCAGTCAGTGAAAATTACCTATACCTAATAATCCAGCtttccccaacccgcggcccaccgggactttatttgtggcccgcgtgatgttaaaccattatgaaaattacaaattacaactaccggtaaaataatgtaaagtcgtcgtgaaagtcgtgattttttttcacttttaaatcgttaattttgaagaacgttatttttaaccctaaacaattatttttgttgCGACTGCCGACTtgtggcccgcgacaccaagaccaaaccACGTTTGGGGCCGCATGAAAAATAGGTTGGGGACGACTGTAATAATCGATTTAGactcaatttcaccaacgtctgttcgtgttaacagcttgttaattaaccgctgaaccgattgtattgtttggtatggacatactttagagtcccgggaaagatgTTTAgaattttggctcaacggagttACAGGCGTAATCTATTTAGTAtaacagtgctcccaaagtgataatgcgcatagaagtTTCCGAAAtgtttcggcaacggtcgtatttccagagcgacggtagacgatattgcattttctaattgcattgcgtttaaGATACATGACGTCAAAGTTCGTCAATCGTCGTGATAATATTCTTTAGTTACCTGTAGCTTTTGTAACACGGTCATTATTCACGGTcattcatgcgcattattaattttggagtactataggtatttttataaaataggaGCTAGCAGCAACGAATGTAGTTTAAGTAACAGAATTACCAAACAATACAACACGGTAGAACAAAGCCA encodes:
- the LOC121737808 gene encoding 26S proteasome regulatory subunit 10B; translated protein: MDSTREKAFQDYRKKLMEHKEVESRLKDMREQLKDLTKQYDKSENDLKALQSVGQIVGEVLKQLTEEKFIVKATNGPRYVVGCRRQLDKNKLKGGTRVALDMTTLTIMRHLPREVDPLVYNMSHEDPGDVTYSAIGGLQEQIRQLREVIELPLLNPELFVRVGITPPKGCLLYGPPGTGKTLLARAVASQLDANFLKVVSSAIVDKYIGESARLIREMFNYARDHQPCIIFMDEIDAIGGRRFSEGTSADREIQRTLMELLNQMDGFDSLGQVKIIMATNRPDTLDPALLRPGRLDRKIEIPLPNEQARLEILKIHASPIAKHGEMDYEAVVKLSDTFNGADLRNVCTEAGLFAIRAEREYIVQEDLMKAVRKVADNKKLESKLDYKPV